The Planococcus versutus genome contains a region encoding:
- a CDS encoding acyl-CoA dehydrogenase family protein has product MLKELSPKAETLREKLLSFMDDYVYPNEATVEKYLKDAENRWTIPPIINELKEKAKKQGLWNLFLDHPEYGAGLSNYDYSHLCEIMGRSLIAPELFNCNAPDTGNMEVFVKYGTEEQKKQWLEPLLDGKIRSCFSMTEPAVASSDATNIQSSIVRDGDEYVVNAKKWWTTGAMDPRCKIAIVMGKTDPNAAKDQQQSMILVPFDTPGIEIIRPLTVFGYDDAPQGHAEVHYNNVRVPASNILLGEGRGFEIAQGRLGPGRIHHCMRAIGAAERALELLCKRADSREAFGSSLAEKDVIKEIIAESRIEIEQARLLTLHATHKIDIEGAKSARKEIAMIKVAVPRVAQNVIDRAIQVFGGAGLTEDFPLAAHYANARALRLVDGPDQVHIRDVGRLELSEQLKGSLNK; this is encoded by the coding sequence ATGCTTAAGGAATTATCACCAAAGGCTGAAACTTTACGAGAGAAACTATTATCATTCATGGATGACTATGTTTATCCAAATGAAGCCACAGTAGAAAAATACCTCAAAGATGCAGAAAATCGTTGGACGATTCCGCCCATTATAAATGAATTGAAGGAAAAGGCAAAAAAGCAAGGCTTATGGAATTTATTTTTAGACCATCCGGAATATGGAGCTGGTTTATCTAATTATGACTATTCGCATCTATGTGAAATTATGGGACGATCCTTGATTGCACCGGAGTTATTTAATTGTAATGCACCGGACACTGGGAACATGGAAGTATTCGTTAAATACGGGACAGAAGAACAAAAAAAACAATGGCTTGAGCCGTTACTAGATGGAAAAATTCGTTCTTGTTTTTCGATGACAGAGCCCGCTGTGGCTTCTTCAGATGCAACGAATATTCAAAGTAGCATCGTCCGTGACGGTGACGAATACGTCGTCAATGCGAAAAAATGGTGGACGACCGGAGCCATGGATCCGCGCTGTAAAATTGCAATTGTCATGGGGAAAACAGATCCAAATGCTGCGAAAGATCAGCAACAGTCAATGATTTTAGTGCCTTTTGATACACCAGGTATAGAAATTATTCGCCCATTAACTGTATTTGGCTATGATGATGCACCACAAGGACATGCCGAAGTTCATTATAATAATGTGCGTGTGCCAGCATCGAACATTTTACTTGGCGAAGGACGTGGCTTTGAAATCGCTCAAGGACGTTTGGGACCGGGACGGATACATCATTGCATGCGTGCAATCGGAGCTGCTGAGCGAGCGCTAGAGCTATTGTGTAAAAGAGCTGATAGTAGAGAGGCATTCGGTTCAAGTTTGGCAGAGAAAGATGTCATCAAAGAAATCATTGCCGAAAGTCGAATTGAAATCGAACAAGCGCGCCTTCTTACGCTACATGCAACTCATAAAATAGATATAGAAGGTGCAAAATCAGCTCGCAAAGAAATAGCCATGATTAAAGTTGCGGTTCCTCGTGTTGCACAAAATGTTATTGACCGTGCCATTCAAGTGTTCGGCGGAGCCGGCTTAACAGAAGATTTCCCATTAGCTGCACATTACGCCAATGCTCGCGCATTACGTTTAGTTGATGGTCCCGATCAAGTGCATATTCGAGACGTTGGTCGGCTAGAGTTGAGTGAGCAATTGAAGGGTAGTTTGAATAAATGA
- a CDS encoding MBL fold metallo-hydrolase: protein MLLRYFYDENLAHASYVVGCQVTGEAVVVDPMRNITAYEELAAKENLNIVGALETHIHADFVSGSRELENRFGAKLYLSDEGDADWKYQNIDQLHHQLVKDGDQFKIGNLVFEVMHTPGHTPESISFLLTDRGGSADKAMGMFTGDFVFVGDVGRPDLLEKAAGVEGTSKAGAKDMFKSLERFKQLPDYLQVWPAHGAGSACGKALGAVPSTTVGYEKMFNWALQYDELEAFQKELLDGQPEPPAYFAVMKSVNKTGVELVKDLPQPQEIKSVDELKKSIANGEQVVDLRASASFGNGYIPGTLNIPFNKSFANWAGWIVDYQKPLYLLVDPESLDQVVNVLHSIGVDGEIGYSDVSKLIEETEELDSYQSISAEEAKKRIDAGEANVLDVRNQTEYDEGHIEGANHIMIGTLKKRLDEIPTDKTLIVQCQSGARSAIATSILKANGFNDSVNLSGGYAKWKKELSI from the coding sequence ATGTTATTAAGATATTTCTATGATGAAAATTTAGCGCACGCTTCTTATGTAGTAGGATGCCAAGTAACAGGAGAAGCTGTAGTAGTAGATCCAATGCGCAACATTACTGCTTACGAAGAACTTGCAGCAAAAGAAAACTTGAATATTGTCGGAGCACTTGAAACACATATTCACGCTGACTTTGTTTCAGGTTCACGCGAACTTGAAAATCGTTTCGGTGCTAAACTGTATCTTTCTGACGAAGGTGACGCAGACTGGAAATATCAAAATATTGATCAGTTACATCATCAGTTAGTAAAAGATGGTGATCAGTTTAAAATCGGGAATTTAGTGTTTGAAGTAATGCACACCCCAGGGCACACCCCTGAAAGTATTTCCTTCTTATTAACGGACCGTGGCGGTTCAGCAGATAAAGCAATGGGGATGTTCACGGGAGATTTTGTTTTTGTTGGAGATGTAGGGCGTCCAGACTTGCTTGAAAAAGCAGCAGGTGTTGAAGGGACTTCTAAAGCAGGAGCGAAAGACATGTTCAAATCACTCGAACGCTTTAAACAATTACCAGATTACCTTCAAGTATGGCCAGCACATGGTGCAGGGAGTGCATGTGGTAAAGCACTTGGCGCCGTACCTTCTACTACGGTAGGGTATGAAAAGATGTTTAACTGGGCCTTGCAATACGATGAACTTGAAGCATTCCAAAAAGAATTATTAGATGGACAGCCAGAACCACCTGCTTATTTTGCTGTGATGAAATCAGTGAATAAAACAGGTGTCGAGTTAGTAAAAGATTTGCCACAACCACAAGAGATTAAATCGGTAGATGAGCTGAAAAAATCAATTGCAAATGGAGAGCAAGTTGTTGATTTACGCGCTTCTGCTTCTTTTGGAAATGGATATATTCCAGGCACTCTCAATATTCCGTTCAACAAATCATTTGCTAACTGGGCTGGATGGATTGTAGATTATCAAAAGCCACTTTATTTGCTAGTAGATCCCGAGTCTTTAGACCAAGTTGTGAATGTTTTGCATTCAATCGGCGTTGATGGTGAGATTGGCTATAGTGATGTGTCGAAGCTAATTGAAGAAACAGAAGAACTAGATTCGTATCAAAGTATATCTGCTGAAGAAGCGAAAAAACGAATAGATGCTGGGGAAGCCAATGTACTGGATGTACGAAACCAAACTGAGTACGATGAAGGTCATATTGAAGGAGCAAATCATATTATGATTGGTACGTTGAAAAAACGGTTAGATGAAATTCCAACAGATAAGACACTTATTGTCCAATGTCAGTCAGGAGCACGTTCGGCTATTGCGACAAGTATTTTAAAAGCGAACGGCTTTAATGATTCGGTGAACTTATCAGGTGGTTACGCAAAATGGAAAAAAGAGTTATCGATTTAA
- a CDS encoding pyridoxal-phosphate-dependent aminotransferase family protein, with protein MLTDKQILRIPGPTPIPPSVQRAMAQPMIGHRGQSTSDMIRDIRPRLKRVFGTTQEVIILTGSGTAGLEAAVVNTVEPGEEVLVLVTGAFGERFSKICQSYSIQTHIFEVEWGLAVDPEAVKKFLLEHPEITVVFSTFCETSTGVLNPIKELAAAVKEVSTALIVVDGVSCVAGTETEMDNWGIDVVVTGSQKAFMLPAGLSFIAASERAWKKIEANPQPRFYLDLKKHRDNLLIDTTPFTPALSIMFGLQQVLQLLEEEGLDQVYKRHRLMKDMTRAAFGALDIPLLTLDKDASPTVTAAKPTDFDAEKFRKVMKEEFALEVAGGQGPLAKKIFRIGHMGYCSPADMLQAIAAIEIGLVKVGKKIELGKGVAAAQHVYLTEGEKTK; from the coding sequence ATGCTGACAGACAAACAAATTTTACGGATCCCAGGACCAACGCCAATCCCACCAAGCGTGCAACGCGCGATGGCGCAACCAATGATTGGACACCGTGGACAAAGTACATCTGACATGATTCGAGATATCCGACCAAGACTAAAGCGCGTTTTTGGAACGACGCAAGAAGTCATCATTTTGACTGGTAGTGGAACAGCAGGACTTGAAGCAGCTGTAGTAAATACGGTTGAACCAGGTGAAGAAGTACTGGTTCTTGTAACAGGCGCATTTGGAGAGCGGTTTTCGAAGATTTGTCAGTCATATAGCATTCAAACTCATATTTTCGAAGTCGAGTGGGGGTTAGCTGTAGACCCAGAAGCGGTTAAAAAATTTCTTTTGGAGCATCCTGAAATCACAGTTGTGTTTTCAACGTTTTGTGAGACATCTACGGGTGTGTTAAATCCCATTAAAGAGTTGGCGGCGGCTGTAAAAGAAGTCTCAACTGCTCTTATAGTCGTGGATGGTGTTTCTTGTGTAGCGGGAACAGAAACCGAGATGGACAACTGGGGAATTGACGTTGTGGTAACGGGTTCACAAAAAGCTTTTATGCTTCCAGCAGGACTATCATTTATCGCAGCCAGCGAACGGGCATGGAAGAAAATCGAAGCCAATCCTCAGCCTAGATTCTATTTGGATCTTAAAAAGCATCGCGATAATCTATTAATAGATACAACACCTTTTACTCCAGCTTTATCAATTATGTTTGGTTTACAACAAGTACTTCAATTGTTAGAAGAAGAAGGACTGGACCAAGTATATAAAAGACACCGGCTGATGAAAGATATGACTCGTGCAGCATTTGGCGCATTAGATATACCTTTGCTGACTCTTGACAAAGATGCATCACCAACCGTCACAGCTGCAAAGCCGACTGACTTTGATGCTGAAAAATTCCGTAAAGTCATGAAAGAAGAATTTGCTTTGGAAGTAGCAGGGGGTCAAGGACCTTTAGCGAAAAAGATTTTCCGTATTGGCCATATGGGTTATTGTTCTCCAGCAGACATGCTGCAAGCAATTGCAGCAATTGAAATTGGCTTAGTAAAAGTAGGGAAAAAAATCGAATTAGGTAAAGGCGTTGCGGCTGCACAGCACGTTTATTTGACAGAAGGAGAGAAAACGAAATGA
- a CDS encoding acetyl-CoA C-acetyltransferase — MNNVYLIDGARTAFGGFGGSLATTDATELGAATAVEALKRSNVKAEDINHVFYGNVIQSSVNSAYLARHIGLKAGVPKEVPALTLNRLCGSGAQAVVTAAQHILLGEAELVLAGGTENMSMSPYANFDQRFSKSKMGNLQFEDMLTATLTDQYTGSGMGMTAEKLAEQYNISREEQDAFSVQSNQRATQAVESGRFAEEIVAMNVTTRKGVLVVDKDEHIKPDANEEALAKLRPSFKKEGTVTAGNASGINDGAASLVVASEAAVSKHNLKPMARIVSWGVVGVDPTIMGIGPVPAIKQALKRAELTVADIDLFEVNEAFAAQYLAVEKELGLDREKVNVNGGAIALGHPVGASGARILLSLAYELKRRGGKYGVASLCIGGGQGIAVVIEHA, encoded by the coding sequence ATGAATAATGTTTACTTAATAGACGGAGCCAGAACGGCTTTTGGCGGCTTTGGCGGATCGCTTGCGACAACCGATGCGACTGAACTTGGAGCAGCTACAGCAGTTGAGGCGTTAAAACGCTCAAATGTAAAAGCAGAAGACATCAACCATGTTTTTTACGGAAATGTTATTCAATCTAGCGTGAATAGCGCTTACTTAGCCCGTCATATTGGATTAAAAGCAGGTGTGCCAAAAGAAGTTCCAGCGCTCACGTTAAATCGGTTATGTGGATCAGGTGCACAAGCTGTTGTGACAGCAGCACAACACATCTTACTAGGTGAAGCGGAATTGGTATTGGCTGGAGGTACTGAGAACATGTCAATGTCTCCGTATGCCAATTTTGATCAGCGCTTTAGCAAATCTAAAATGGGCAATTTGCAATTTGAAGATATGTTAACGGCGACGTTGACGGACCAATATACAGGAAGTGGGATGGGCATGACTGCCGAAAAACTGGCAGAGCAATACAATATTTCGCGTGAAGAGCAAGATGCCTTTTCTGTGCAATCCAATCAACGAGCTACACAAGCAGTCGAATCTGGGAGATTTGCAGAAGAAATTGTAGCAATGAATGTGACAACGCGTAAAGGTGTGTTAGTTGTCGACAAAGATGAACATATAAAACCAGACGCAAATGAAGAAGCTCTAGCCAAACTTCGTCCTTCATTTAAAAAAGAAGGAACGGTAACAGCTGGAAACGCTTCAGGTATAAATGACGGAGCGGCTTCACTCGTTGTAGCAAGCGAAGCGGCCGTAAGCAAACACAATTTAAAACCAATGGCGCGTATTGTCTCGTGGGGTGTCGTCGGCGTAGACCCAACCATTATGGGTATTGGACCGGTGCCAGCGATTAAACAAGCATTAAAACGTGCAGAGTTGACTGTTGCTGATATTGATTTGTTTGAGGTTAATGAAGCATTCGCGGCGCAATATTTGGCAGTAGAAAAAGAACTTGGATTAGATCGAGAGAAAGTAAACGTCAACGGCGGCGCAATTGCACTAGGTCATCCAGTCGGCGCAAGTGGTGCGCGTATTTTATTATCTCTTGCGTATGAATTGAAACGTCGTGGAGGTAAATACGGTGTGGCAAGTTTGTGTATTGGAGGAGGTCAAGGAATTGCGGTGGTGATTGAACATGCTTAA
- a CDS encoding NAD(P)H-dependent flavin oxidoreductase, whose product MVYSDVANVKHAKKAAATGVDGLILVCAGAGGHGGTINPFAFIAAVKEFYDKTIILAGTLSTGADIAAAKLMGADYAYMGTRFLVAEESNTPDDYKQMVIDSSVEDILYTSSFSGVPANLLIPSLVKQGIDPKSLKPKEDIDLSHLVNAKAWRDIWSAGQGVTTITKRQTTKEIVDQLLTEYEEGVKRLVRNN is encoded by the coding sequence ATGGTCTATTCGGATGTTGCTAATGTAAAGCACGCTAAAAAAGCAGCGGCGACTGGAGTGGATGGGCTGATTCTCGTTTGCGCTGGAGCTGGTGGTCACGGTGGGACGATTAATCCGTTTGCCTTTATTGCGGCGGTTAAAGAGTTTTATGATAAAACGATTATTTTAGCAGGAACATTGTCTACAGGTGCAGACATTGCTGCAGCTAAACTAATGGGAGCAGATTATGCTTATATGGGCACCCGTTTTTTAGTAGCAGAAGAAAGTAATACACCGGATGACTACAAACAAATGGTTATTGACTCGTCTGTTGAAGATATTCTGTACACCAGTTCGTTTAGTGGAGTACCAGCTAATCTATTAATTCCGAGTTTAGTGAAACAAGGAATCGACCCGAAGTCGTTGAAACCCAAAGAGGATATTGACTTGTCTCATTTAGTAAATGCAAAAGCGTGGCGAGACATTTGGTCAGCGGGTCAAGGTGTCACAACCATCACCAAGCGGCAGACGACGAAGGAAATAGTCGACCAACTGCTTACTGAATATGAGGAAGGAGTGAAACGGCTTGTACGAAACAATTAA
- a CDS encoding nitronate monooxygenase encodes MLKLPVIVSPMFLVSTPAMVIEASTAGVIGSFPLLNARPAETCAAWLKEIKETLGDKPWAVNFICHRGSNKRYEEDFELIRQYEPPIVITSLGSPADVIEVVHAYGGWSIRMLLM; translated from the coding sequence ATGCTTAAGCTGCCTGTCATTGTGTCGCCTATGTTTTTAGTGTCAACTCCAGCCATGGTAATCGAAGCATCAACTGCGGGTGTAATTGGAAGTTTTCCTTTACTCAATGCACGACCAGCAGAAACTTGTGCAGCCTGGCTAAAAGAGATTAAAGAAACACTTGGCGACAAGCCATGGGCCGTAAACTTCATTTGTCATCGCGGTTCTAATAAGCGCTACGAAGAGGACTTCGAATTGATTCGTCAATACGAGCCACCAATTGTAATTACCTCACTTGGTTCACCGGCAGATGTTATTGAAGTAGTTCATGCTTATGGGGGATGGTCTATTCGGATGTTGCTAATGTAA
- a CDS encoding HAD family hydrolase → MIKAIFFDLDDTLLWDKKSVKKAFQETCRLAEELTGESCANLEEAVRAAATELYSGYDTHDFTKMIGINPFEGLWGTFDDTGPDFQKMKTLVPIYRQDAWALGLAKIGIENSTDIGSQLADYFPEARKRNPVLYEESLDVLADLKEHYQLLLLTNGSPSLQQLKLEITPEIAPYFDHIIVSGAFGKGKPDPDIFYHALSKFDFTTDEVLMVGDNLMTDIIGAGKVGIRSVWINREQKAPHETIIPTYEIQHLEELLQLLEQL, encoded by the coding sequence ATGATTAAAGCGATTTTTTTTGATTTGGATGATACATTGTTATGGGACAAGAAAAGTGTAAAAAAAGCGTTTCAAGAAACATGCCGTTTAGCCGAAGAATTAACAGGTGAATCTTGTGCCAATTTAGAAGAAGCAGTAAGAGCTGCAGCAACCGAACTGTATTCAGGTTACGATACACATGACTTTACAAAAATGATTGGCATTAATCCTTTTGAAGGACTATGGGGAACTTTTGACGATACAGGACCAGATTTTCAAAAGATGAAAACACTTGTCCCAATTTATCGTCAAGACGCATGGGCGCTTGGCTTGGCAAAAATCGGTATTGAAAATAGCACCGATATCGGTAGTCAACTAGCTGATTACTTTCCAGAAGCGCGAAAAAGAAATCCTGTACTATATGAAGAAAGCTTAGACGTACTAGCAGATTTGAAAGAGCATTATCAGTTGCTTTTATTGACTAATGGTTCGCCAAGCTTACAGCAACTCAAACTGGAAATCACACCTGAAATCGCTCCTTATTTCGATCACATCATCGTGTCTGGTGCATTTGGCAAAGGAAAACCAGACCCTGACATTTTCTATCACGCTTTATCTAAATTCGACTTTACCACCGACGAAGTATTGATGGTCGGAGATAATTTAATGACCGATATTATCGGTGCCGGAAAAGTAGGTATCCGCTCTGTTTGGATCAACCGTGAACAAAAAGCTCCGCATGAAACCATCATTCCGACATATGAAATCCAGCATTTAGAAGAATTGCTTCAACTGCTAGAACAACTTTAA
- the serA gene encoding phosphoglycerate dehydrogenase: MTFHILISDPLSEDGIYPLRQANGVNIVMETNLTPEQLADRIDGFDALIVRSQTQVTRELIEKASNLKIIGRAGVGVDNIDLEAATEYGIIVVNAPDGNTNSAAEHTMAMIMSMARKIPQAFHALRNQQWDRKSFVGVELKNKTLGVVGFGRIGQEVAARAKGQRMNVIAYDPFLTAERAEKLGVDFGSVEDVLKVADFVTVHTPLLKETKHLINKQAFEIMKDGVQIVNCARGGIIDENALYDAVKSGKVAGAALDVFEQEPMVDFRLLDLPEVIATPHLGASTFEAQESVAVDVSMDVVSYFTTGTVRNSVNLPSVPKEIMKKIEPYFDLSERLGTFLTDLIDATAEEVTVRYAGELANMDVRPLTRNMLKGMLKRHLGKQVNNVNALYLANQKGIVVTEQKTTESKGFTNLITVEIKTAEGIRKAAGTLLNGQGARIVKVDDYLVDVVPEGHLLYVRHNDRPGVIGRVGTLLGQENVNIATMQVGRSIVGGDAIMMLSIDKPAETSSLEQLGNLEEIQGVTPINL; the protein is encoded by the coding sequence ATGACTTTTCATATTCTTATTAGTGATCCACTTAGTGAAGATGGAATTTATCCTTTACGTCAGGCAAACGGTGTAAACATTGTTATGGAAACCAATTTAACGCCGGAGCAATTAGCAGATCGGATCGATGGATTCGACGCTTTAATCGTTAGAAGTCAAACGCAAGTGACACGCGAATTAATCGAGAAAGCGTCTAATTTAAAAATTATTGGGCGTGCAGGAGTTGGTGTTGATAATATTGATTTAGAAGCAGCAACGGAATATGGCATTATCGTAGTCAATGCACCAGATGGCAATACCAACTCAGCGGCTGAGCATACAATGGCAATGATTATGTCAATGGCTCGTAAAATTCCTCAAGCATTTCATGCACTGCGCAATCAGCAATGGGACCGAAAATCTTTCGTAGGCGTTGAATTAAAAAACAAAACGCTTGGAGTTGTGGGATTTGGAAGAATCGGTCAAGAAGTAGCAGCGCGCGCAAAAGGACAGCGAATGAACGTCATTGCCTATGATCCTTTTTTAACGGCCGAAAGAGCGGAAAAGCTAGGAGTCGATTTTGGTTCTGTAGAAGATGTCTTAAAAGTAGCCGACTTTGTCACGGTTCATACGCCACTGCTAAAAGAAACCAAGCATTTGATTAACAAACAAGCATTTGAAATCATGAAAGATGGTGTGCAAATTGTTAATTGTGCACGTGGTGGAATTATCGATGAAAACGCGTTGTACGACGCTGTGAAATCAGGAAAAGTTGCTGGAGCCGCACTTGATGTTTTTGAACAAGAGCCGATGGTTGATTTTCGCTTATTGGATTTACCTGAGGTTATCGCAACACCTCATTTAGGTGCCAGCACGTTTGAAGCACAAGAAAGCGTAGCAGTCGATGTTAGTATGGACGTAGTCAGCTACTTTACGACTGGAACTGTACGCAATTCAGTGAATCTTCCATCTGTGCCAAAAGAAATTATGAAGAAAATCGAGCCTTATTTTGATTTGTCAGAGCGACTTGGTACTTTTCTAACCGATTTAATAGATGCCACTGCAGAAGAAGTTACCGTTCGTTACGCTGGTGAGTTAGCCAACATGGATGTAAGACCTTTAACGCGCAATATGTTAAAAGGCATGTTAAAACGTCATCTTGGAAAACAAGTTAATAATGTAAATGCTTTATATTTAGCAAATCAAAAAGGCATTGTTGTTACCGAACAAAAGACTACAGAATCGAAAGGGTTTACGAACTTAATCACTGTGGAAATAAAAACAGCAGAAGGTATTAGAAAAGCAGCTGGGACCTTATTAAATGGACAAGGAGCACGTATTGTTAAAGTAGATGATTATTTAGTGGATGTTGTGCCAGAGGGACATCTTTTGTATGTTCGCCACAATGATCGACCGGGTGTCATCGGACGTGTTGGAACTTTGCTTGGGCAAGAAAATGTCAATATTGCAACGATGCAAGTAGGGCGTTCTATTGTGGGCGGAGATGCGATTATGATGTTGTCTATTGATAAACCTGCAGAAACAAGTAGTTTAGAACAACTAGGGAACTTAGAGGAAATTCAAGGAGTCACACCTATCAACTTATAA
- a CDS encoding enoyl-CoA hydratase-related protein yields MYETIKTELQNGILTLTLNRPDHMNAYTEKMNDELLHFYKNVNFNDDVRVIIVTGSGRAFCAGMDLSEGGSTFSSEQSSEDYRDLGGQVSLQVYEVNKPIIAAINGPAVGIGMTMTLPMDIRIVKKDTKIGFVFGRRGIGPEAASGWFLPKLVGIGKALEWTLTGRYIPTAESVETGLMQYESEDPLAKAIEIARDIVENTAATSNSFTRQLLWKMMGQSHPIASHLIESKFLYWAGQNADANEGIQSFIDKRSADFSMKASDLPNFFTDKN; encoded by the coding sequence TTGTACGAAACAATTAAAACAGAGCTGCAAAATGGAATTTTAACGTTGACCTTAAACCGTCCTGATCACATGAATGCCTATACAGAAAAAATGAACGATGAGTTGTTGCATTTTTATAAAAATGTCAATTTCAACGACGATGTACGCGTCATTATAGTAACTGGTAGTGGACGAGCTTTTTGTGCAGGGATGGATTTGTCTGAAGGCGGTTCAACTTTTTCGTCAGAACAATCTTCAGAAGACTACAGAGATCTTGGCGGTCAAGTAAGCCTTCAAGTGTACGAAGTTAATAAACCGATTATTGCAGCGATTAATGGACCAGCTGTAGGAATTGGAATGACGATGACATTGCCAATGGATATTCGGATTGTAAAAAAAGATACGAAAATCGGCTTTGTATTTGGTCGTCGAGGTATCGGACCTGAAGCGGCTTCAGGATGGTTTTTACCGAAACTTGTAGGGATTGGTAAAGCGCTTGAATGGACTTTGACGGGTCGATACATACCGACTGCAGAATCTGTGGAGACGGGGTTGATGCAATACGAATCGGAAGACCCGCTTGCGAAAGCCATTGAAATTGCCCGAGATATTGTAGAGAATACGGCAGCAACTTCAAATAGTTTTACACGTCAATTACTATGGAAAATGATGGGGCAAAGTCACCCTATTGCATCCCATTTAATAGAATCTAAATTTTTATATTGGGCTGGACAAAACGCGGATGCGAATGAAGGCATTCAATCATTTATTGATAAAAGGTCTGCCGATTTTTCGATGAAAGCGAGTGACTTGCCAAATTTTTTCACGGATAAAAACTAA
- a CDS encoding YebC/PmpR family DNA-binding transcriptional regulator, which translates to MGRKWNNIKEKKASKDANTSRIYAKFGREIYVAAKQGEPDPESNQALKVVLERAKTYSIPRAIIDRAVDKAKGGSEESFDELRYEGFGPNGSMVIVDTLTNNVNRTASDVRAAFGKNGGNMGVSGSVAYMFDHTAVFGIEGKTADEVLELMMEADIDLRDIMEEEDGVIVYAEPDQFHLVQEAFKNAGITEFTVAELTMLAQNELPLPEDAQEQFEKMIDALEDLEDVQQVYHNVDLEE; encoded by the coding sequence ATGGGACGCAAATGGAATAATATTAAAGAAAAAAAGGCATCTAAAGATGCCAACACAAGCCGAATTTACGCGAAATTCGGACGAGAAATATATGTAGCAGCCAAACAAGGTGAACCAGATCCAGAATCGAACCAAGCTTTAAAAGTAGTGTTGGAACGAGCAAAAACGTATAGCATCCCGAGAGCAATCATCGACCGAGCAGTGGACAAAGCTAAAGGCGGATCGGAAGAAAGCTTTGACGAATTACGCTATGAAGGATTTGGACCAAACGGCTCGATGGTTATCGTAGATACGTTAACGAATAATGTGAACCGCACGGCTTCAGACGTCCGTGCTGCTTTTGGCAAAAACGGAGGCAATATGGGCGTCAGTGGTTCGGTTGCTTATATGTTCGATCACACAGCGGTATTTGGTATTGAAGGCAAAACAGCTGACGAAGTTCTTGAGTTAATGATGGAAGCGGACATTGACTTGCGTGACATTATGGAAGAAGAAGACGGAGTTATTGTCTATGCAGAACCTGATCAATTTCATTTAGTTCAAGAAGCCTTTAAAAATGCCGGCATTACAGAGTTTACAGTAGCTGAATTAACGATGCTTGCTCAAAATGAACTGCCATTGCCTGAAGATGCGCAAGAGCAATTTGAGAAAATGATTGATGCTCTTGAAGATCTAGAAGATGTCCAACAGGTTTATCACAACGTAGATTTAGAAGAATAA